The proteins below are encoded in one region of Chelmon rostratus isolate fCheRos1 chromosome 21, fCheRos1.pri, whole genome shotgun sequence:
- the mrpl43 gene encoding 39S ribosomal protein L43, mitochondrial codes for MTSRGTPSRFLQSVLQNGVGRYVCQLKRISIIFSKNAQSSLGVREFIEEGVVDYAKKNPSTVTYVSPQSCRIPKIVAEYLNGTVREEIITGKTAPQISELFTKLTNQSGLDIIRIRKPFHTDNPSIQGQWHPFTNRPPSIGPIRPQKQDAE; via the exons ATGACATCCAGAGGGACACCGAGTCGCTTTCTTCAAAGCGTTCTTCAGAACGGTGTCGGTCGGTACGTCTGCCAGCTGAAACGGATCTCCATCATCTTCTCCAAAAATGCTCAGAGCTCGTTGGGAGTCAG ggAGTTTAttgaggagggggtggtggaTTACGCCAAGAAGAACCCTTCAACGGTCACGTATGTGTCTCCTCAGTCATGCAGGATACCCAAAATAGTTGCAGAATACC TAAACGGCACAGTGAGGGAAGAAATTATCACAGGCAAAACAGCTCCGCAGATTTCAGAGCTCTTTACTAAGCTGACCAACCAGTCTGGCCTGGACATCATCCGCATCCGCAAGCCCTTCCACACAGACAACCCCAGCATCCAGGGCCAGTGGCACCCATTCACCAACCGGCCCCCGTCGATCGGCCCCATCAGACCACAGAAACAGGATGCTGAATGA
- the twnk gene encoding twinkle protein, mitochondrial codes for MWRSMLLKGTTCLLQVATKRFLHQRHFSSFCVRRLTHRLLHRPPETPCGLHLRGKGCLLAHSETRAYKKDTNSTVEFPVSPITVTDIKQYLRSKGIPFHDGYSCFHIQSIFVKSFDRKDSFSLFIDKTTGQFLCKDTLVEGSWEDLQDCLEVMQKDAQDFLSPDVLLGYPESLEEQEERERELREVQRIWSSSVPLTDLPEDEAQLIKSMFQITKVSNATLKKFGVRLFKPTKSLVFPWFGGPDSSLKGVKLLSAQSTDTEKVTYNEATLPKCNSYYNLFGLPLVGRMDSEVVLTGHELDTLAVSQATGLPSVALPRGVSCLPPVLLPYLEQFKRVTLWLGGDIRSWEASKLFSRKLGLRRCSLVRPGEFRPCPVEALAQGKNLNQIIKTSIPAAHKSIVSFKQLREDVYGELVNTDQVAGVKWKRFLELNRILKGHRKGELTVFTGPTGSGKTTFISEVALDLCMQGVNTLWGSFEINNVRLAKIMLTQFAMQRLEENLEQYDFWADKFEELPLYFMTFHGQQNIKTVLDTMQHAVYLYDINHVIIDNLQFMMGQENLSVDKFAVQDHIIGAFRKFATNSSCHVTLIIHPRKEEDDRELQTASIFGSAKASQEADNVLILQEKKLVTCPGRRSLQVTKNRFDGDVGIFPLDFIKSSLTFSTPIKGKQKLRKVAFKPENEEVAVKKEEVKTEMEEIKKEKAAKTTKTPRTMKTPATGNDSMQKQS; via the exons ATGTGGAGAAGCATGCTACTGAAGGGCACCACCTGCCTCCTGCAGGTGGCAACCAAGAGGTTTCTCCACCAAAGACACTTTTCGTCCTTCTGTGTCAGACGTCTCACTCACAGGCTCCTTCACAGGCCTCCTGAGACTCCGTGTGGTTTACATCTCCGGGGTAAAGGCTGCTTGTTGGCACACAGTGAGACCAGGGCTTACAAAAAGGATACTAACTCCACTGTAGAGTTTCCTGTGAGTCCCATCACAGTCACAGATATCAAACAGTATCTGCGCTCCAAAGGCATTCCCTTCCATGATGGTTACAGCTGCTTCCACATCCAGAGCATCTTTGTCAAGTCTTTTGACAGGAAGGACAGCTTCTCCTTGTTCATTGACAAAACCACCGGACAGTTTCTGTGCAAAGACACGCTGGTGGAAGGGAGCTGGGAGGATCTCCAGGACTGCCTGGAGGTGATGCAGAAGGATGCGCAGGACTTCCTCAGCCCTGATGTGCTGCTGGGTTATCCCGAAAGTttggaggagcaggaagagagggagagagagctgagagaggtGCAGAGGATCTGGTCCAGCTCTGTGCCCCTCACTGACCTCCCTGAGGACGAGGCTCAGCTGATCAAAAGCATGTTCCAG ATCACAAAGGTCTCTAATGCAACCCTCAAGAAGTTTGGCGTGAGGCTCTTCAAGCCTACCAAGAGTCTGGTTTTCCCCTGGTTTGGTGGACCTGACTCCTCCCTAAAGGGGGTGAAGCTGCTCTCTGCCCAAagcacagacactgaaaagGTTACTTATAATGAAGCTACACTCCCAAAGTGTAATTCTTACTACAACCTTTTTGGCCTCCCCCTGGTGGGTCGTATGGACTCTGAGGTTGTACTGACTGGACATGAGCTGGACACTCTGGCTGTGAGCCAGGCCACAGGACTTCCCAGTGTTGCTCTTCCGCGTGGGGTCAGCTGCCTCCCACCAGTCCTGCTGCCTTATCTGGAACAATTCAAGCGTGTGACGCTGTGGCTAGGCGGGGACATTCGCTCCTGGGAGGCGTCAAAGCTCTTTTCACGCAAGCTGGGTCTGAGGCGCTGCTCGCTAGTGCGGCCCGGGGAGTTCCGGCCCTGTCCCGTAGAGGCGCTGGCCCAGGGGAAGAACTTAAACCAGATCATCAAAACCTCAATCCCAGCTGCCCATAAGTCCATAGTTTCCTTCAAGCAGCTCAGAGAAGATGTATACGGggagctggtgaacacagacCAGGTAGCTGGAGTGAAGTGGAAGAGGTTTCTGGAGCTCAACAGGATCCTGAAGGGACACCGCAAGGGGGAGctgactgttttcacag GTCCAACCGGCAGTGGGAAGACCACTTTTATCAGCGAGGTAGCCCTGGACCTTTGCATGCAGGGCGTCAACACGTTATGGGGCAGCTTTGAGATCAATAACGTGCGTCTGGCAAAGATCATGCTGACACAGTTCGCCATGCAGAGGCTGGAGGAAAACCTGGAGCAGTACGACTTCTGGGCAGATAAGTTCGAGGAACTGCCACTCTACTTCATGACTTTCCATGGGCAGCAGAACATCAA GACAGTGCTGGACACTATGCAACATGCTGTCTACCTGTATGATATCAACCATGTCATCATAGACAACCTGCAGTTCATGATGGGGCAGGAAAACCTCTCAGTAGACAA GTTTGCGGTCCAGGACCACATTATCGGAGCATTCAGGAAGTTTGCCACCAATAGCAGCTGCCACGTCACTCTGATCATTCACCCcagaaaagaggaggatgacCGAGAACTGCAAACAGCATCCATCTTTGGTTCGGCAAAG GCCAGCCAAGAAGCCGACAACGTCCTGATCCTGCAGGAGAAGAAGCTGGTGACGTGTCCCGGACGCAGGTCCCTGCAGGTGACCAAGAACCGCTTCGACGGAGACGTGGGCATCTTCCCTCTGGATTTCATCAAGTCCTCGCTCACCTTCTCAACTCCCATCAAGGGCAAGCAGAAGTTGAGGAAGGTCGCCTTCAAGCCAGAGAACGAGGAGGTGGCAGTGAAGAAGGAAGAGGTGAAGACAGAGATGGAAGAGATTAAAAAAGAGAAGGcagccaaaacaacaaagactCCACGAACTATGAAGACTCCTGCAACTGGAAATGACAGCATGCAGAAGCAATCATAA